In Papaver somniferum cultivar HN1 chromosome 1, ASM357369v1, whole genome shotgun sequence, a genomic segment contains:
- the LOC113320314 gene encoding MLO-like protein 1: protein MAGGGEEGEIDANSLEFTPTWIVAMVCSLIVFISLVVERLLHSLGKYLKRKNQKPLFEALQKIKEELMLLGFISLLLTVFQNTISKICIHERWTNHLLPCSKPGLKEVAHLGFISGIGRRLLASEGNNEYCTKKGKVPLLSTEALHHLHIFIFVLAIVHVTFCVLTILFGGIKIRMWKHWEDSIAKDKYDTTKHLNKVTHVHQHAFIKDHFLICGRDSAILSWFHSFFKQFYGSVTKSDYITLRLGFITTHCRGNPKFDFHKYMVRALEADFKKVVGISWYLWIFVVIFLLLNVEGWHTYFWIAFIPLVLLLAVGAKLEHVISQLAHEVAEKHIAIEGDLVVKPSDEHFWFSRPRIVLFLIHFILFQNAFEIAFFFWIWVQFGFDSCIMGQVRYIIPRLVIGVFIQVLCSYSTLPLYAIVTQMGSSFNKAIFDEHVQVGLVGWAQKAKKRGLRAAAANGSTQGGTTHQGGSREGSSTTAHILMGRMGRQPEPAQEIAKEDGDIALIDPSTRRGEP, encoded by the exons ATGGCAGGAGGAGGTGAAGAAGGAGAGATTGATGCGAATTCATTAGAATTTACACCAACATGGATTGTTGCAATGGTTTGTTCACTCATTGTATTCATATCTCTTGTTGTTGAAAGACTTCTTCATTCACTTGGAAAG TATTTGAAGAGGAAAAATCAAAAGCCTCTTTTTGAAGCTTTACAGAAAATCAAAGAAG AATTGATGCTTTTAGGGTTCATTTCATTGCTACTGACGGTGTTTCAAAACACAATCTCTAAAATCTGTATACATGAGAGGTGGACTAATCATCTACTTCCATGTAGTAAGCCTGGGCTTAAAGAGGTTGCTCATCTTGGTTTCATTTCTGGTATTGGTAGAAGGCTTCTTGCATCAGAAGGGAATAATGAATACTGCACTAAAAAG GGAAAGGTCCCTTTGTTGTCTACTGAGGCATTGCATCATTTGCATATCTTTAtctttgtattggctattgtCCATGTCACATTTTGTGTTCTCACCATTCTTTTCGGCGGTATAAAG ATTCGTATGTGGAAGCACTGGGAGGATTCTATTGCGAAAGATAAATATGATACTACAAAGCATCTGAACAAGGTCACACATGTCCATCAACATGCTTTTATCAAGGACCATTTTCTCATTTGTGGGAGAGATTCAGCAATACTAAGCTGGTTT CATTCATTCTTCAAGCAATTTTACGGGTCTGTGACCAAATCAGACTATATCACATTGCGTCTAGGTTTCATTACG ACACATTGCAGGGGAAACCCCAAGTTCGATTTTCACAAGTACATGGTTCGAGCTCTTGAAGCTGATTTTAAGAAGGTCGTCGGCATAAG TTGGTATCTTTGGATATTCGTGGTCATTTTCTTGTTGCTGAATGTAGAAG GTTGGCATACATATTTCTGGATAGCTTTCATCCCCCTCGTT CTGCTACTTGCGGTCGGAGCAAAGCTGGAACACGTTATATCTCAACTGGCTCATGAAGTCGCTGAGAAACATATAGCCATAGAAGGGGACTTGGTAGTTAAGCCCTCAGATGAGCACTTCTGGTTCAGTCGCCCCCGTATCGTTCTCTTTTTGATACATTTCATCCTCTTCCAGAATGCTTTTGAAATTGCATTTTTCTTCTGGATATGG GTCCAATTCGGGTTTGACTCTTGCATTATGGGACAAGTTCGCTATATCATCCCAAGACTTGTTATCGG GGTCTTTATTCAAGTACTCTGCAGTTACAGTACCCTCCCTCTTTACGCCATTGTAACACAG ATGGGAAGTTCGTTCAACAAGGCTATATTCGATGAGCATGTACAAGTAGGATTGGTCGGGTGGGCACAGAAAGCAAAGAAGAGAGGTTTGAGAGCAGCAGCTGCAAATGGCTCAACTCAAGGTGGTACTACACATCAAGGAGGGTCAAGAGAAGGTTCTTCTACCACTGCTCATATTCTAATGGGCCGTATGGGACGACAACCAGAACCTGCACAGGAAATCGCGAAGGAAGATGGTGATATCGCACTAATCGACCCGTCAACACGACGAGGTGAACCGTAG